A region from the Nonlabens sp. YIK11 genome encodes:
- a CDS encoding DNA repair ATPase: protein MADKELKDTTQLDSGTYEIIQSRLLKQKNDLQQRLAALNDERKKVFGSLETRLIANDRVNTENNCIARDIVTIGNYSLFGYNVHFGLRTEIKLSDVFNVYEFDRDGEAGDALRFRESGTKLQIIEDPIFQTDFENLYKYYRNTIFSKFAIVGNYLHMVFQLSDSVTDIKTFKWLIKENELQYIDNRSEHEYRFPPQYGFQWKEAGRDNQRSGRHGHVSILDKVFVETIGGDLTIKVEDNTDDGQGIYREDVEHRDQTLDDGQYRYADLGNLIILEIKPFQEEPRYFVYNHKIKEVQKIDSIAQAAVLLPDEQGIIFPSGYYLQTGEYNVFPSDAGKLKFEQKIASPNGEDHLYVFYNAAQGLYALMSYNVIDQTVKTPIICSGFTILERGELCYFRAGEEQTKHHIMQIWQTPYLKGDIMPSEHQDTMLYKIGNKDIVKAMAEANELLTLLNKEDSYAGLYDDIARTSKDILDAYYWLSEDETQQINIPLLEINKASNAAIDEFEKVKQMRKQAAADTKDISKKADALFSKIKSTSFKSINDFVELLTQLRSLRGEAIGLYEIRYVDTDFIKGIEEQIVEQNEVISRRAVTFLLDDKALAPYHDAVAQKQKALDDTKKVIEIKNLEKEVNQIAEDLELLIEIVSNLDIEDTSHSTKIIENISLIFATINQVKAAIKNKIKTVGKKEAQADFAAQLKLIDQSIINYLDIANTPEKCDEFLTKVSIQLEELEGKFADYDEYITEIIAKREEVYAAFDNRKSSLVEARNKKAISYQNAAERIIKGVQKRAQSLDSITEINGYFASDLMINKVRDIVAQLKELDDAGKAEAIETALKVAREDALRKLKDKNELYEDGDNIIKLGKHKFGVNKQQLDLTIVFKDNALFYHLTGTDFYQELHNEILTQSKEIWNQELVSENAQVYRSAYLAYSIFKNGDQEALRTMSPADLLVHVQEIASGNYSGGYVKGVHDHDAAQILSVLLHKDHDLGLLTYAPQVRAQAQFFWNSLDDQRRLHLNRTLKSAGEVLSVFPDSKEYNFIIDELTEEIFNVSKLIDSPSAARYLFNELKDNDHFTVSHSAIQLKEAFEKKIKAQNADLKFKKSLEACDNEKDKIELVRHWVSAFAKANSKQALLPYIDECVANILYGELTADKTVAVSPEETIQNLKGAHATIEEGTFQFNYHDFVATLEHFTTTKVPAYETFKAAKHQVTEELKESLRLEEFKPRVLSSFVRNKLIDQVYFPLIGDNLAKQLGTVGDTKRTDRMGLLLLISPPGYGKTTLMEYMANRLGLIFMKINGPAIGHDITSVDPEAASNAATREELKKLNLAFEMGDNVMLYLDDIQHCNPEFLQKFISLSDGTRKIEGVFNGKPKTYDLRSKKFCIIMAGNPYTESGDKFQIPDMLANRADIYNLGDIIGDTAHLFELSLVENALTSNPVLQQLSNKHFDDVYALIDRVQNGASDNELKGNHSNQEIADYVAVLEKVLKIRDTVLKVNETYIASAGMEDTYRTEPSFKLQGSYRDMNKLVAKVVPIMDDKELQTLLLSHYESESQTLTSAAEANLLKYKELVNTITPEEQQRWEDIKKIFAKNNKLNGLGGQNQMSQVLSQMMDFTENLEGIKEVLRKGLSK from the coding sequence ATGGCAGATAAAGAACTAAAAGACACCACCCAACTGGACTCAGGAACCTATGAGATCATCCAGAGTCGTTTGCTCAAGCAAAAAAATGACTTGCAGCAGCGTCTGGCAGCACTCAATGACGAGCGTAAAAAAGTCTTCGGTTCGCTAGAGACGCGGCTTATTGCAAATGATCGCGTCAATACAGAGAACAACTGTATCGCTCGGGATATTGTGACCATTGGCAATTACAGCCTCTTTGGGTACAACGTACACTTTGGCCTGCGTACAGAGATCAAGTTGAGCGACGTTTTTAATGTCTATGAGTTTGATCGTGATGGTGAGGCTGGTGATGCATTACGCTTTCGCGAAAGCGGAACAAAGCTTCAAATCATTGAGGATCCTATCTTTCAAACCGATTTTGAAAACCTTTACAAATACTACCGCAATACCATATTCTCCAAGTTTGCCATTGTTGGGAATTACTTGCACATGGTGTTTCAGCTTAGTGATTCCGTGACTGATATCAAGACCTTTAAATGGTTGATCAAGGAGAACGAACTACAATACATAGACAATCGCAGCGAGCACGAGTATAGATTTCCGCCGCAATATGGATTCCAGTGGAAGGAAGCCGGACGTGACAATCAGCGATCTGGAAGGCATGGTCACGTGTCTATTTTGGACAAGGTTTTTGTAGAAACCATAGGTGGTGACCTCACGATTAAGGTCGAGGATAATACAGATGATGGTCAAGGGATTTACCGCGAGGACGTAGAACATCGCGACCAGACACTGGACGATGGTCAGTACCGCTATGCAGATTTAGGCAACTTGATAATTCTTGAGATCAAACCCTTCCAGGAAGAACCACGCTATTTTGTCTACAATCACAAGATCAAAGAAGTTCAAAAAATAGACAGCATTGCGCAGGCAGCTGTACTGCTTCCAGACGAGCAAGGAATTATATTTCCTAGCGGTTATTACCTACAAACTGGAGAATACAACGTATTTCCCAGCGACGCTGGCAAACTAAAGTTTGAGCAAAAGATAGCTTCACCTAATGGCGAGGATCATTTATATGTATTCTACAATGCCGCTCAAGGGTTGTATGCATTGATGTCGTATAACGTGATTGACCAGACGGTCAAGACACCTATAATCTGCAGTGGTTTTACGATTTTGGAACGTGGTGAGCTGTGTTACTTTAGAGCTGGAGAAGAGCAGACTAAGCATCACATCATGCAAATATGGCAAACACCCTATTTGAAAGGTGATATCATGCCGTCTGAGCATCAAGATACTATGCTCTATAAAATTGGTAACAAAGACATTGTAAAAGCCATGGCCGAAGCCAATGAGCTTTTGACGCTATTAAACAAGGAAGATAGTTATGCCGGTTTGTACGATGATATCGCTCGTACTTCTAAAGATATTCTCGATGCCTATTACTGGTTGTCTGAAGATGAAACCCAGCAAATCAACATACCGCTTCTTGAAATCAACAAAGCGTCTAACGCAGCTATTGATGAGTTTGAGAAAGTCAAGCAAATGCGTAAACAAGCCGCTGCCGACACTAAAGATATTTCAAAAAAAGCCGATGCACTTTTCAGCAAAATAAAAAGTACGTCGTTCAAGTCCATTAATGATTTTGTAGAGCTTTTGACCCAACTGCGCAGTTTGCGTGGTGAAGCCATAGGTCTATATGAAATACGATATGTAGATACCGATTTCATCAAAGGAATTGAGGAGCAGATCGTTGAGCAAAACGAGGTAATATCACGTCGTGCAGTAACTTTCTTGCTGGATGATAAAGCACTAGCTCCATACCATGATGCCGTTGCCCAAAAACAAAAAGCACTAGACGACACTAAAAAAGTCATCGAGATTAAAAACCTAGAGAAAGAGGTCAATCAGATTGCAGAAGATCTGGAGCTACTTATAGAAATAGTTTCTAACCTAGACATTGAGGATACCTCGCATTCAACCAAAATTATTGAGAACATCTCTTTGATTTTTGCGACCATCAATCAGGTAAAGGCTGCTATTAAGAATAAGATTAAAACCGTAGGTAAAAAAGAAGCACAAGCCGATTTTGCAGCACAGTTAAAGTTGATCGATCAGAGTATCATCAATTATCTAGACATTGCAAATACACCTGAAAAATGCGATGAATTCCTAACTAAAGTTTCTATTCAGCTAGAAGAGCTGGAAGGAAAGTTTGCCGATTATGACGAGTATATCACAGAGATTATTGCTAAACGTGAAGAAGTCTATGCCGCTTTTGATAACCGTAAGAGCAGCCTGGTAGAAGCACGTAATAAGAAAGCTATTTCTTATCAAAATGCTGCAGAACGCATCATCAAAGGTGTCCAAAAACGAGCGCAATCACTAGATAGCATCACAGAAATCAATGGTTATTTTGCCAGTGATTTAATGATCAATAAGGTGCGAGACATTGTCGCGCAATTAAAGGAGCTGGACGACGCTGGTAAAGCGGAAGCTATTGAAACCGCCCTAAAAGTAGCTCGTGAAGATGCCTTGAGAAAACTTAAGGATAAAAATGAACTGTATGAAGATGGTGATAATATCATTAAGCTGGGTAAGCATAAATTTGGCGTCAATAAACAACAGCTGGATTTAACCATCGTCTTCAAGGATAACGCGCTGTTCTACCATCTTACTGGTACAGATTTTTATCAAGAATTACACAATGAAATCCTGACACAGTCTAAAGAAATCTGGAATCAAGAACTGGTTTCAGAAAATGCTCAGGTATATCGATCTGCCTACCTCGCCTACTCAATTTTCAAAAATGGAGATCAAGAAGCCTTAAGAACGATGAGTCCGGCAGACTTGTTAGTTCACGTTCAAGAAATAGCTAGTGGGAACTATTCTGGTGGTTATGTAAAAGGTGTTCATGATCATGATGCCGCACAGATCTTAAGTGTGCTTTTACATAAGGACCATGATTTAGGATTACTCACCTATGCGCCACAAGTACGTGCACAAGCGCAATTTTTCTGGAATAGTCTTGATGATCAACGACGCCTCCATCTTAACCGCACGCTAAAAAGTGCTGGTGAGGTTTTATCTGTTTTTCCAGATAGTAAAGAGTATAATTTTATTATCGACGAGCTGACAGAAGAGATTTTCAATGTTTCGAAATTAATTGATAGTCCATCAGCGGCTAGGTATTTGTTCAACGAGCTCAAGGACAATGATCACTTTACGGTGAGTCACAGCGCCATTCAATTAAAGGAAGCTTTTGAAAAGAAAATCAAAGCTCAAAATGCCGATTTGAAATTCAAGAAAAGTCTGGAGGCCTGCGATAATGAAAAAGATAAAATAGAATTAGTGAGACACTGGGTTTCCGCTTTCGCGAAAGCGAACTCAAAACAAGCTTTATTGCCTTACATAGACGAGTGTGTAGCAAATATTCTTTACGGCGAACTGACGGCAGACAAAACCGTAGCCGTATCACCAGAAGAAACCATCCAAAACTTAAAAGGAGCGCATGCAACGATAGAAGAAGGAACTTTCCAATTCAATTATCATGATTTTGTTGCAACACTGGAGCATTTTACGACGACAAAAGTACCTGCATACGAGACCTTTAAAGCCGCGAAACATCAAGTAACTGAGGAGCTGAAAGAATCTTTGCGCTTAGAAGAATTCAAGCCACGCGTTTTGAGCTCGTTTGTGCGTAATAAATTGATCGACCAGGTATATTTCCCATTAATAGGAGACAATCTTGCCAAACAATTAGGAACGGTAGGCGATACTAAACGTACCGACCGCATGGGATTATTGCTATTGATCTCACCACCAGGTTACGGTAAAACGACCTTGATGGAGTATATGGCAAATCGACTGGGTTTGATTTTTATGAAAATTAATGGGCCAGCAATAGGTCACGATATCACATCAGTTGATCCAGAAGCAGCGTCAAATGCAGCCACACGAGAAGAACTCAAGAAACTGAATCTTGCCTTTGAAATGGGTGACAATGTGATGTTGTATCTAGATGATATACAGCACTGTAATCCAGAGTTTTTACAAAAATTCATCAGCCTGTCTGACGGTACGCGTAAGATTGAAGGTGTTTTCAATGGCAAGCCCAAAACATATGACCTGCGCAGTAAGAAATTTTGCATCATCATGGCTGGTAATCCATATACTGAAAGTGGAGATAAATTCCAGATTCCTGACATGCTGGCAAACCGTGCCGATATCTATAATCTAGGTGACATCATAGGCGATACAGCACATCTATTTGAGTTGAGCCTGGTAGAAAATGCACTGACCAGCAATCCGGTGTTGCAACAATTGAGTAATAAGCATTTTGATGATGTCTACGCTTTGATTGATAGGGTTCAAAATGGCGCCAGTGATAACGAACTCAAAGGAAATCACAGCAATCAAGAAATAGCAGATTATGTAGCCGTACTTGAAAAAGTGTTGAAAATAAGAGATACGGTTCTCAAAGTCAATGAAACTTATATCGCCAGCGCAGGAATGGAGGATACGTATCGTACAGAACCTAGTTTTAAACTACAAGGATCTTATCGAGACATGAATAAACTAGTCGCAAAGGTTGTCCCAATCATGGATGATAAGGAATTACAAACCTTACTATTATCACATTATGAAAGTGAATCACAAACCTTAACCAGTGCCGCTGAAGCCAATCTTTTGAAATATAAAGAACTAGTCAACACCATCACGCCTGAAGAACAGCAACGATGGGAAGATATCAAGAAGATTTTTGCAAAAAACAACAAGCTCAATGGCCTAGGTGGACAGAATCAAATGTCCCAAGTCCTGAGTCAGATGATGGATTTTACTGAAAATCTAGAAGGTATCAAAGAAGTCCTGCGTAAAGGATTGTCGAAATAG